The genomic region GCCCTCCCAAGTCTCCGCGCCTTCGCCATTTCGCTGATCGGGCGGCATGATCGTGCCGATGATCTCGTCCAGGACACCATCATGAAGGCCTGGGCCAAGCAGGATCATTTCGAGATGGGCACCAATATGAAGGCTTGGCTCTTCACGATCCTGCGTAACGAACTCTATAGCCAGATGCGCAAGAGCGGCCGCGAGATCCAGGACAGCGACGGGCTGTTCACGGAATCGATGGCGATGCACCCCTCGCAATACGGCGCCCTCGATCTGCAGGACTTCAAGAAGGCGCTCGACCAGCTGCCGCCGGATCAGCGCGAGGCGATCATCCTCGTCGGTGCCTCGGGTTTTTCCTACGAGGAAGCGGCCGAAATCTGCGGCTGCGCCGTCGGCACCATCAAGAGCCGCGTCAACCGCGCCCGCCAGCGGCTGCAGGAACTGCTGCAGATTTCAGGCGAAGCCGATTTCGGCCCCGACGCCACCTCGGCGCCGCTGACGTCAAAGGCGTTTGCGTTTTAAGGAGTGATTGAGAAGCCGGTTGCCCTGTTGCTGTGCGACCCGGGCGTTGCGTAGGAATGGCCGCCTTCAATGGGCGATCGCCATTCGGGCACCACCTCTCCTCCCTCATTCCTGTGCTCGTCACAGGAATCCAGTGAGCCCAAGTCCTTGGGCGCGAAAGACTTTTTTCGGTGATCAATTCATTCACGGCGCGGACGCTCCTTTGCTGGATCCCTGTTGCGAGCACAGGAATGAGGGAGGATGGGCTGACCGTCCTTGCCTATTTTTTCACTGGCGCACGAGGAGGAGTACCGGCGTTCATGAGCAGTTCTCCACGAACTGTTAAACCGCATACAACGTGGCATAGCCAATACCCACTCGAGATAAAACTCTCCCGAGGGGCTGGCAATCGGACTGTAGAGCAGCTATCCGGCTCTGGCCTGCCCCAGACTCCTCCGGCTTGATGCTCAACGGCCGAAGCATGAGTGGACTTCGCGCGCCGCTCCGGACACCAGGAAACTGAAGGCTGGAGAGATGGGATGAACCGTTAAAGCATCCATCCCATACCAATTGAGTGGTCTTCTCCCTGGTTTTGGCAAAGGGGTCAGGGTGGACGCCTTGTCCCAGCCATCAATCCTCCCGCTTCGTCCCCACCAGATTGGCGGCGACGATCGCCGCCAGCACACCGGCGGTCAGCAGCGGCTGGGCGCGGACGAGGCCGAGGCCCACTGTCGCCAGAGATTCCAGTGCCGCGCGGCGTTCGCGGGCGCGGCGCTTCTCCTGGGCATTCATCACCGCCATCACCACCAGTGCAATGATGGCGATCAGCAGCGCGCAGGCGGCGAGGAAGAGAGCAGCGCCGACCGGGCCGTAGATGCCGGCGAGCCAGATGGCGCCGGCGGTGACGGCCAGCGCGTAGGCGGTGAGGAGAAAAAGTGCGGCAAGCGCGATGAAGATGCTATTGCGCTTGGCGCGCGCAACGGTCCGGTGCACGCTTGCGCCCGTCAGCAGGCTGAGGATCGACAGCATCGCGCTTCCTCAGCGGCGGGCGAGGAAGGCGATGGCCAGGCCGAAAACGGCTGCGGCGCCGATGGTTGCCAGCGGATGTTTGCGCACGGTTTCGCGCATTTCCGTCGTGCCGCGTTCATAGCCGTGCTGCAATTCGCGCAGCAGATCCTCGCTGCGGCCGAGCAATTCCTCATAACCGGCGCCGGCCTGGCTGCGGATTTTCTCGCTTTGGTGACGCGAGCTCTTGCCGACGAGGCGCGTCAGTTCCGCGAGGTCGTCGCGCAACGCCTCGATCTGCTCCTCGATGCCGGATTCCAGATTGTGGAAGGTGCCGTTGCGGCGGCTGCGGCCGGACTGGAAGATTGAATAGCTCATGGCTGTCTCCATTGGCTGGGGCGCGCGCAAGCCCGCCTATTTCGCACTGGGGTCACCACCGTCCGTTGCATAAGAGATATCGCCCGGCATTGACCCAGATCACTGCCGAAAACGTGCCGGGCGGTCAAAAGTTCCGCCGCATACGGCGGTTAGCGCTCGGAAATGGCGCTGTGGGCGAGCACGAAGGGCGTGCCGTCGGCCGGCACCTGGTTGATCCGCAGCGCGCAGCCGAAAACCGACAGCATCGTTTCATCCGTCAACACGTCACCGATGCTGCCGGCGGCGGCGAGGCGGCCGGATTTCATCAGCACGATGCGGTCGGCAAAGAGCGCCGTCAGGTTGAGATCATGCATGACGGCGATGACGCCGCCGCCGCGTTCGCAGAAATTGCGGGCAAGCGTCATGATCGTCAGCTGGTGGCTGATGTCGAGGCTCGAGACCGGCTCGTCGAGCAGCAGCCAGCAGGGTTTGCCGTCGACGACGGGCTCGGCGATCTGGCAGAGCACGCGGGCAAGCTGAACGCGCTGCTGCTCGCCGCCGGAGAGTTCCTGATAGAAACGGCCTTCGAAGCCGGTCAGGTCGACCGATGCAAGTGCTGCCGCCGCCGTCTGCTCGGCCTTGTCGGGATCGAGGTTGACGCCCGATGTCAGGCCCATGCGGACGATCTCGCGCACGGTGAAGGGAAAGGAGATGGTGCTTGCCTGCGGCAGCACGCCGCGAAGGGCGGCAAGGCGCCAGGGCTTCAGCTCTTTCACCTCGTCGCCGCCGATGCGCACCGAGCCACCATAAGCAAGCTCGCCTGAGATGGCTTTCATCGTCGTCGTCTTGCCGGAGCCGTTCGGCCCGGCAATCGCCGTCAGCTCGCCGGCCTTTGCCGTGAAGGCGACCTCGTTGATGATCGATTTGCCGGAAAGGCGCACGGAAAGGCCGGAAACTTCGATCATCTCGTCACTCACGACAGCACTCACAGGGCAAGGCGCGAACGCTGCCTCAGCAGAATCCACAGGAAGAACGGCCCGCCGACCGCCGCGGTGATAATGCCGATCGGCAGCTCGGCCGGGGCGACCAGGGTGCGGGCCAGGACATCGGCGGAGATCAGCAGAGAGCCGCCGAGAAGGGCTGCGGCCGGCAGCAGGAAACGATGGTCCGGGCCGATCGCCATGCGCAGGATATGCGGCACGACGATGCCGACGAAACCAATGCCGCCGCTGGCGGCGACGGATGCGCCGGTCGCCGCGGCGACGCCGACGACAGCGACATTCTTCAGCCGCTGCACCGGTACGCCCATATGAAAGGCGGCGGCCTCGCCAAGCGTGATGGCATTGAGGCCGCGCGCCATGAAGGGCAGGGCGGTGAAGGACAGGAGAATGATCGGGCTGGCGGCGGCGATCTTCGTCCATGTGGCGCCGGCCAGCGAGCCCATGCTCCAGAATGTCAGGTCGCGCAGCTGCTGGTCGTTGGCCATGTAGATCAGCAGACCCGTCATCGCCAGGGCAAGCGCGCTGAGAGCGATGCCGGCCAGCAGCATCGTTGCCACCGAGGTCTGACCCTGGCGGGTGGCGATCCTGTAAAGCAGCAGCGTTGTGACGAGACCGCCGCCAAAGGCGGCCGCCGGCAGGGCATAGATGCCGAGGAGCGCCTGAAGCGGCGCCGCAAGGCTGCCGCCGAGCACGATCATGGTGACGGCGCCGAGGCTTGCACCGGAGGAGACGCCGACAAGGCCGGGATCGGCCAGCGGATTGCGGAACAGGCCCTGCATCACCGTGCCGGAAACCGCCAGGGAGGCGCCGATCAGGAAGCCGAGGATCGCTCTCGGCAGGCGGATGTCGAAGATGATGATCCGGTCGCGCGTGCTGAGCGCCGTCTCGGAGCCGGCCATGTTGCCGATAACGTCGAGGATCGAGGCATCCGAGGCGCCCGTCGTCACCGAAAACAGCATCGAGAAGACCGAGCCGATGGCGAGCAGCGCGATGACCAGCAAGGCGAGCCGCGTTCTGTCGCCCGCCTGCCGGTTTACGCGGATCTCCGCCATCGGGAATGGTCGCCTTCGTTCCATCATGGCTTGCGGCAGGGCCATGATCAGCCCCCGTAGATCGCCGCGTTGAGCTCACGCGCGGCGGCTGCGGTGCGCGGGCCGAAGCCGAGCAGGTAGATGCCGTCCATGCGGATGATCGCCTTCTTCTCGCCAGCCGGTGTCAGCGCGATCGCCGGCTGGGCCAGCAGGTCCTCGTTCTTGGTGCCGGCGCCGTCGCCGCGGTTCATCATCAGGATGATGTCGGGCTTGGCTTCGATGATCGCCTCGTCCGTCAGCGGCTTGTAACCCGGGAATGCGCCGACGGCGTTGATGGCGCCGGCGAGCTTGACGATGCCGTCGGCCGCCGTGCCGGTGCCCGATGCCATGATCCGGCCGTTCTGGGCGCTGAGGATGAAGAGAACGCGCTTGCGCTCGGCCTGCGGACGCTTTTCGGCCTCAGTGATCGCCGCGTCGAGATCGGACGCCACTTTTTGTTCAAGCGCCTTCGCCTTGTCGGGCACGCCGAGCAGCGTGCCCACACGGTCGATCTTGGCGATGATGCCGTCGCGGGTAAAGGGGCTCGGCACAGTCTCGAAGGGCACGCTGGCATTCTTCAGGACGGCCAGCGCCTCCTTCGGGCCCGAACCCTCGACGGCGATGATCGCCGTCGGGTTCATGGCAAGGATACCTTCCGGCGAGAGCGCCCGCATGTAGCCGACGTTGGGCAGCTTCAGCGCCGCCTCGGGGTAGATGCTCGTCGTGTCGCGGGCGATCAGCCGGCTTTCCTCGCCGAGCGCATAGACGATCTCGGTGATATCGCCGCCGACCGAAACCAGGCGCGACGTGTCGAGCTTCTTGTCCTCGGCATGGGCGGCGCGGACGAAGGCGAAGCCTTTGACCGCCGGTGCCGACGGGATCAGCGGCAGCGCCATGACGGCCGCCGTCAGGGCCAGCTGCCAAGGGCGAATCCCTCGCAGATTGTTACGCATGGTCATCGTTGCGATCCTTATGCGGCGACACTTGCTGCCCTCGGCAGATTTTCCATGATCTCGCGCCACTCGGCGCGTTCGTCGGAACCTTCCTTCCGCTTGCCGAAGAACTGGATGATCATCTCGCCTTGCGTATTGTAAGCCTCCAGCGAAGTAACGTGGCCGTCCTTGGTCGGCTTGCGCACGGCCCAGGTCTCGGCGATGTGATCCTGGCGCAGATGCAGATGGAAGGTCGGGTCCATGATATTGATCCAGGGACCCATGGCCTGGACGTTGAAGATCGGGCCGGAATGGATCTGGACGATGCCGTCATTGGCGACGAAGCACATGATCGGCAGGCCGGATTTCACCGAGGCATGCATCATCTCCGCCGTGGCGCTGTTGTCGAGCTTCCAGGCATAGTCGTCGCCGACGCTGCGCACGGCCGCCTGGCGGCCGATCTTCAGGCGCTTGAGCATGCCGAAGAACTCGTGGGTGTCGGTGAGCCTGCTCCAGTTGTCGCGCAGCTCGTCGCGGCTGACGTCGGCGGGTTCGTCGACGATATTTGCGGTCTCGGTCTCGACGAAGTCCTGCGACTGGTCTTCCAGCTTCAACGCGGCGACCATCGCATGATAGGCCTCGACATTCGAATTCGGGCGCAGGTGCACCTTGTGCACGGCGGTACCCGCCTTGTCGAAATATTGCAGGCTGAGGCGCACCTGGTCGCCATCCGTCTTGGATACGGCGAAGCCGTGTTCCCAACGGCTCGGGAAGATGCGCAGGTCGATATTCTCACCGAGAACGATGGCGGCCTGCGCGCCGCTTTTGATGTTTTCGAAGATGCCGATCTTTTCGTGCACGGCACTTTCATTGCGCGACAGCGCCATCACTTCGCCGAGGCTCGCCACGCGTTCGAGAAACTTCAGCGCGCTGCCATCGATGCGGGTGACGCTGATGCCGGTTTCGGCGGCGACGAGGGCTGCCTCGGAAATCTTCAGCTGGGCGGCGATATCGCGCTCGCGCAGCTTCGGGTTTTCGGCGCGAAACGCACGGATTTCGGCTGGCGCCGGTCTTGTCTGTTCGGTCATGTGTTACCTACTATTGGCCTACTTATTGAGAATGAGCTTGCCCTGGCGGGTGATCTTCAGGCGATAGATCACGCCGTCGTGTCTGATCATGATCTCGTTCGTGCCGCGGAAAAGATCCGCGCTTTCGACGATCCGGTGCTGCGCCGCGGGTTCGCTCGGCAGCGGCACGTGCTTAAAATTATCTGGCTTTTCAACCATCATTTCGGTTGGCAATTCCGTGAGGCCGGGGATCGGCGCCCCGGTTGTGATGACATTTATCTTGACTTTCTTACTCATAGTTTTTTAAAGACGCAATAGGAGACTAATACGGTCAAGTTTTCGAAATTGCTGATACGAGCTGCCTGCCGGCGGCGCGCGACGATGACGGAGAAGGTTTTATGACAGGTAGGTTTGCGGCTGTTGCGGCCGGCATGGCGATGACGTTTTCAAGCGTATGTCAGGCGCAGGAGGCGGCACCGGCAACCTCCCTCGATGTCGAACTCAATGCGCTGGCGCCCTCGCAGAAGGGCTGCATGATGACCTTCGTGGCGCTGAACCAGCTGCCCGCCGCCATCAACAAGGTCTCCTTCGAGCTTGCCTTCTTCAACGACAAGAATGCCGTCGACCGCATCACCGTGCTCGATTTCCGCGATCTGCCGCAGGGCAAGAAGCGGGTGCGCCAGTTCGATATGCCGAATGTCAAATGCGAGAGCGTGACGCGCATCCTCATCAACGACACGCCTGTTTGTGACGGGCCGGCGGCGGGCGAATGCATGAAGGGTCTCGTCACCCGCTCGCAGATTTCTGTTCCCTTCGAGGGCTAAGATAACGCCGGGGATGAACCCCGGCGGACATGTTTCAGGCTGTCCGAGGCGTAACTAATGGCGATTTCAGCGAAGTCCAGATCGAGACAGGTGCTCATCGGGGAGACGGACGCCGATAGCAGCCTGAACGACAATGTTCCGGGCGTCCATCCCGGCCACGAGCTTTCCGAATTGCGCAACGCGCAGCGGCAGCCGGCCGGCGAAACGGTGATCCATTACACGCGCTTTGCGCAGATATCCTCCTTTCCCGACCATCCGGAAACAGCGCCGGCCGCTCCGCTCTCTGCGCCGCCGATGGATGCGGCGGTGGAAAAGCAGGATGACGAGAAGAAGCCGATGCGGCGACGGTTGACGCTGAGTTGTGTCGGCTCGTTCTTTTTTCATACCGCGTTGGTCGTCACCTTGCTTGCGGTTATGCCCAAACCCTCGGATGAGACGCTGATGGAGGCAGGCGAAGCGATCAGCGTCGTCATGCTCGGGAGTTCCGACGCCGATCAGAGCGCAGCCGGCGAGACCGAGGTGACTATACAGGAAGAAGTCGTTCCCGAAGCGGTTGAACCCGACACGGTCAGGCCAGTCGAGACCGCAGAATTACAGCCGGAGGCTGTCCAGCCGACTGACGCGGAGCCTGTCGAAGCTGTTCAGCCCACGCAGGAGGTTACACGTCAGTCGGCTGAGACGGTGACAACCGCAGAACCGGAAGTCCTCGTATCGGAAAGCCCCGCGGAAACTTCAGTCGCACAGCCGATGTCAGCAATAGTGCCGGAGCAATCCCCGGAGATGCCGATAACATCCGCGGAGCCACCCATCGCAGCCGCGATGCAAGCCGAGCCGGAAGAGATCAAACCTGTTGAGACGGCCGCAATTTCTCCGGAGCCTGAGCCGCCGGCAGAGATCGTCATGCCTATGCCAAAACCAAAGTCGGAAAAACTGGTTGAAAAGAAGCCGGTGGAGAAAAAGCAACCTCCGAAGAAGGCGCAGGGTTCCGAGGGGGATGCCAAACAGGAGGCGCGCAGGGGCGCCGCCGATGGGCAGGCGGACGCAAACTCCGACAATAATTCACGCACCTCGGGCGGAAGGATTGGAACTGGGGGTGCCTCCGAAGCCAATTACAAAGGCAAGCTCGTCTCGCGACTGTTTCGTTGCGTTGACCGGATTGAATCGCGGTATCGTCGCGAGTCGGCGTCCCTGAATGTTCGCATCACGATCAACCGCAATGGAAATATCACCGCGTCGGGCCTGGTCCGAGGTTCGGGGTTGGCCGAGGTGGATAGCGCCGTTATTTCCCGGATCGCTTCTTGCAACCTTCCCGCTATGCCGGATGACTGGGCTGGATCCTCGCGCTCGTACACTTTTCCAGTCCAGGTCACTGCCCGATAAATATGATAAAAATAATCAACTTTATACTTTACTCTAAAAATCAAGTTTAATAAGGTCCACCCGCACACGCAGGAATCGTGTGACGATCAACGAGTGAACGGGTGGTATATGGCTCGCAAGGGCAAGAAGGGATCGAACCGGGAGGTCCGCGATGTCGCGGGCGAGGGTGTTGCTCAGGCATCCGCCGGGCGATCCAAACTGGATGGCCGCAGTTTCCTGTATGTCGGCGGCCGCGACTGCCAGGTGGCGCATCTTCGCCAGATCGCCAGCAATTTCGGTGCCGAACTCATTCATCACGACGGCGGCCTGCGCGAGGCGGTGTCCCGCATCGACACTGTGCTGCCTTCGGTCGACTGCGTCTTCTGCCCGATCGACTGTATCAGCCACGATGCCTGCCTGCGCGTGAAGACCGGCTGCAAAAAGTTCGGCAAGGCCTTCATCCCGCTTCGCAACGGCAGCAAGTCCAGCCTGGAGCGCGCGCTGAATACGATGAACGAGCGAGACAATACCCGATGAACGATCAGCGTCCCGACGGTTTCACCATGATCGGCCTGCACAAGCTTGCCGCGCAGACGGGCGAGGGCCTCGTGCCCGAGCTCTACGAAGTTTTCCGGCAGCATGCCGAGCGCCAGGAGGTCTACCAGAACGTGGCGCTGTTTCCGACCTGGGAGGCGCGCATGCCCGGAGAAGCGACGGCGAAACCGCTTGGCCCGGCGGCGGCAAACGGCAATAATGTTCTCGCCTTTCCCTCGTATGCGGCAAGGGCCGGTAAGAGGAAGGCGTAAGGAGATCGCATGTATATCGCAATGAACCGCTTCAAGGTCGCAGTCGGGAACGAAGGTGATTTCGAGACAGTCTGGCGCAATCGCGATTCCAGCCTGGCCGAAGTGCCCGGTTTCGTCGAATTCCGCCTGCTGCGCGGCAAGGCCAGCGAAGAGGAGGGCTACACGCTCTATTCCTCGCACACAGTCTGGACGAGCGAAGCGGATTTCCAGAACTGGACGAAGTCCGAGAATTTTCGCGCGGCGCACCGCAATGCCGGCGACCGCAAGGCCATGTACAAGGGCCCGCCTGTTTTCGAAGGCTTCAACGTCATCGAGGGCATATAACTGGGTTCGTGCGATTTTGCAGGGGGAAGGCGAGGCATTCCTCTCCTCCCTCATTCCTGTGCTTGTCACAGGAATGAGGGAGGAGAGGTAGGGCTTCCCGACAGCCGCCCAATTTGCGGATGGCTACTCTGATGTGGCCCATCCTCAGAACCGGGAAGTCAAGCTTCCCAACTTCCTCAACGCCGTTCGCGCAAGACGGCGCCGGCGGCAACGGCCAACCACCCCAGCATCATCGCCCAGCCACCGGTGGGGGCGGCATAGGAGAAGAGGCCGGCGCCGGTGAAACGCAGGGTCATGAGGTCGCCGGCAAAGAGCAGCGTTCCGACAATCATGAGCAAACCGGCCAGCCAGGCGGTTTTGAGCTTGGCAGTGCCAAGAGCCAATGCCAGCAGCGCAGGAGCGTGCGCGAGGCACATGGCGGATGCGGATGCCGCCAGGTTGGCTTCGCCGCCGCCATGAGCGGCAAGTGCAGCAAGAGCCACGCCGGCGACGCCGAACAGGCCGGCAAAAAGATAGAGCACTGGCTCCAGACGCGCATTCGGGCTCATGGTCATTCCTTGTTCTGCATGTGATAGGCGAGCCGCTCAACCGGCGCCCAGATGAGATCGCGCAGCGCCTGGCTTGATATCGTCTCGTCGAGGGCGCGGCGGAAGCAGAACAGCCACTCGTCGCGCTCGATGGGGCCGATCTCGGCGACGAAATGGCGGCTGCGCAGGCGCGGATGGCCGCGTTTGTCGGTATAGAGCGGCGGGCCGCCGAGATAGCCGCTCATATATTCGTAGAATTTCTCTTCGCTGCCGTGAAGGCTCGGCGGGTGCACGGCGCGCACGTGGCGTGCCTCCGGCAGCCTGTCCATCAGCTCGTAAAAGCGGTGCGTCAGCGCCCGCACGACAGGATCGCCGCCGATCGCTTCATATAGAGTGGTGACCTTCTCGCTCACGAAACCATCCCAGATGTCATCCCCGTCTGCCGACCTTCATGCACCGGGGGTGAAATGATCGCAACTGTCATCAAGCTGCCGCGGCATTTCGCGCATAATGCCGGCACCGCAAGGGTTTCAACCGATTCTTCTTGACAAAACCGTCCGGACGGTATCTTTTAATTGCATGTCGAACGCTCATCATCGCAAGAAACAGCCTGTCCTCGTGCGCCAGCAGTTGCTGGATGTCGCGGCGCGCCTTGCTGCCAGCGAAGGCATGGCCGCGGTCACGCTCGATGCGGTGTCCGCCGCCTCCAGCGTCAGCAAGGGCGGGCTGCTGCATCACTTTCCGACGAAGAATGCGCTGCTTGACGCCCTGTTCGAGAGCCTGCTCGAAAAGTTCGACGCCGATATAGAGGAACTGATGCGTGGCGATCCGCTGCCGCAGGGCCGTTTTACCCGCGCCTATGTGATGGCCGTATCCGGTCTCAAGGATCGTCCCGACGATTCCAGGAGCTGGACGCAGGTGACGATCGCGCTTCTTGCCGAACCCCGGCTGCGCCTTCGCTGGCGCCAATGGGTGCAGGCGCGGGCGGAAGAATATGTCGGCACCGATTCGTCCCTCGACGCGCAGCTCGTGCGTTTCGCCGCCGATGGGCTGTGGTTTGCAGATACGCTGGAAAGCCACGATATCGACGGCGTTCTGAGGCGGGACCTCATCGACCGCCTTGTCGAACTGACCGGGAAATAATCCGAAGGAATTTCGCCATGAGCCAGGCTGCCGTCTACGGGCTGTTGTTTGCCGCCATCGTGCTCGAGGTCATCGGCACGACCGCGCTGCAGCTGTCGCAGCAGTTCACCCGTATCGGGCCGACGGTGCTCGT from Rhizobium sp. BT03 harbors:
- a CDS encoding DUF423 domain-containing protein, yielding MSPNARLEPVLYLFAGLFGVAGVALAALAAHGGGEANLAASASAMCLAHAPALLALALGTAKLKTAWLAGLLMIVGTLLFAGDLMTLRFTGAGLFSYAAPTGGWAMMLGWLAVAAGAVLRERR
- a CDS encoding RNA polymerase sigma factor, whose translation is MEDKAQPSFKRELLAALPSLRAFAISLIGRHDRADDLVQDTIMKAWAKQDHFEMGTNMKAWLFTILRNELYSQMRKSGREIQDSDGLFTESMAMHPSQYGALDLQDFKKALDQLPPDQREAIILVGASGFSYEEAAEICGCAVGTIKSRVNRARQRLQELLQISGEADFGPDATSAPLTSKAFAF
- a CDS encoding YqjD family protein, with the translated sequence MSYSIFQSGRSRRNGTFHNLESGIEEQIEALRDDLAELTRLVGKSSRHQSEKIRSQAGAGYEELLGRSEDLLRELQHGYERGTTEMRETVRKHPLATIGAAAVFGLAIAFLARR
- the hemP gene encoding hemin uptake protein HemP, which encodes MMVEKPDNFKHVPLPSEPAAQHRIVESADLFRGTNEIMIRHDGVIYRLKITRQGKLILNK
- a CDS encoding hemin ABC transporter substrate-binding protein, which gives rise to MTMRNNLRGIRPWQLALTAAVMALPLIPSAPAVKGFAFVRAAHAEDKKLDTSRLVSVGGDITEIVYALGEESRLIARDTTSIYPEAALKLPNVGYMRALSPEGILAMNPTAIIAVEGSGPKEALAVLKNASVPFETVPSPFTRDGIIAKIDRVGTLLGVPDKAKALEQKVASDLDAAITEAEKRPQAERKRVLFILSAQNGRIMASGTGTAADGIVKLAGAINAVGAFPGYKPLTDEAIIEAKPDIILMMNRGDGAGTKNEDLLAQPAIALTPAGEKKAIIRMDGIYLLGFGPRTAAAARELNAAIYGG
- a CDS encoding cell envelope integrity protein TolA; translated protein: MAISAKSRSRQVLIGETDADSSLNDNVPGVHPGHELSELRNAQRQPAGETVIHYTRFAQISSFPDHPETAPAAPLSAPPMDAAVEKQDDEKKPMRRRLTLSCVGSFFFHTALVVTLLAVMPKPSDETLMEAGEAISVVMLGSSDADQSAAGETEVTIQEEVVPEAVEPDTVRPVETAELQPEAVQPTDAEPVEAVQPTQEVTRQSAETVTTAEPEVLVSESPAETSVAQPMSAIVPEQSPEMPITSAEPPIAAAMQAEPEEIKPVETAAISPEPEPPAEIVMPMPKPKSEKLVEKKPVEKKQPPKKAQGSEGDAKQEARRGAADGQADANSDNNSRTSGGRIGTGGASEANYKGKLVSRLFRCVDRIESRYRRESASLNVRITINRNGNITASGLVRGSGLAEVDSAVISRIASCNLPAMPDDWAGSSRSYTFPVQVTAR
- a CDS encoding antibiotic biosynthesis monooxygenase, with the protein product MYIAMNRFKVAVGNEGDFETVWRNRDSSLAEVPGFVEFRLLRGKASEEEGYTLYSSHTVWTSEADFQNWTKSENFRAAHRNAGDRKAMYKGPPVFEGFNVIEGI
- a CDS encoding DUF2325 domain-containing protein, with the protein product MARKGKKGSNREVRDVAGEGVAQASAGRSKLDGRSFLYVGGRDCQVAHLRQIASNFGAELIHHDGGLREAVSRIDTVLPSVDCVFCPIDCISHDACLRVKTGCKKFGKAFIPLRNGSKSSLERALNTMNERDNTR
- a CDS encoding iron ABC transporter permease is translated as MALPQAMMERRRPFPMAEIRVNRQAGDRTRLALLVIALLAIGSVFSMLFSVTTGASDASILDVIGNMAGSETALSTRDRIIIFDIRLPRAILGFLIGASLAVSGTVMQGLFRNPLADPGLVGVSSGASLGAVTMIVLGGSLAAPLQALLGIYALPAAAFGGGLVTTLLLYRIATRQGQTSVATMLLAGIALSALALAMTGLLIYMANDQQLRDLTFWSMGSLAGATWTKIAAASPIILLSFTALPFMARGLNAITLGEAAAFHMGVPVQRLKNVAVVGVAAATGASVAASGGIGFVGIVVPHILRMAIGPDHRFLLPAAALLGGSLLISADVLARTLVAPAELPIGIITAAVGGPFFLWILLRQRSRLAL
- a CDS encoding TetR/AcrR family transcriptional regulator, giving the protein MSNAHHRKKQPVLVRQQLLDVAARLAASEGMAAVTLDAVSAASSVSKGGLLHHFPTKNALLDALFESLLEKFDADIEELMRGDPLPQGRFTRAYVMAVSGLKDRPDDSRSWTQVTIALLAEPRLRLRWRQWVQARAEEYVGTDSSLDAQLVRFAADGLWFADTLESHDIDGVLRRDLIDRLVELTGK
- a CDS encoding hemin-degrading factor; translated protein: MTEQTRPAPAEIRAFRAENPKLRERDIAAQLKISEAALVAAETGISVTRIDGSALKFLERVASLGEVMALSRNESAVHEKIGIFENIKSGAQAAIVLGENIDLRIFPSRWEHGFAVSKTDGDQVRLSLQYFDKAGTAVHKVHLRPNSNVEAYHAMVAALKLEDQSQDFVETETANIVDEPADVSRDELRDNWSRLTDTHEFFGMLKRLKIGRQAAVRSVGDDYAWKLDNSATAEMMHASVKSGLPIMCFVANDGIVQIHSGPIFNVQAMGPWINIMDPTFHLHLRQDHIAETWAVRKPTKDGHVTSLEAYNTQGEMIIQFFGKRKEGSDERAEWREIMENLPRAASVAA
- a CDS encoding heme ABC transporter ATP-binding protein; this translates as MIEVSGLSVRLSGKSIINEVAFTAKAGELTAIAGPNGSGKTTTMKAISGELAYGGSVRIGGDEVKELKPWRLAALRGVLPQASTISFPFTVREIVRMGLTSGVNLDPDKAEQTAAAALASVDLTGFEGRFYQELSGGEQQRVQLARVLCQIAEPVVDGKPCWLLLDEPVSSLDISHQLTIMTLARNFCERGGGVIAVMHDLNLTALFADRIVLMKSGRLAAAGSIGDVLTDETMLSVFGCALRINQVPADGTPFVLAHSAISER
- a CDS encoding group II truncated hemoglobin, with amino-acid sequence MSEKVTTLYEAIGGDPVVRALTHRFYELMDRLPEARHVRAVHPPSLHGSEEKFYEYMSGYLGGPPLYTDKRGHPRLRSRHFVAEIGPIERDEWLFCFRRALDETISSQALRDLIWAPVERLAYHMQNKE